In Luteibaculum oceani, the following are encoded in one genomic region:
- a CDS encoding glycosyltransferase family protein: MRFLVLSSYGGWYFQATDLIRFLRKKDVTVDIITYNVNFTYHKIDQEINLKQYSSASTGIIKKVFNKVCPQYYPWFRFDILCEISWTLYKSDKYDGILLIDKGGIGLFEALPNIFHRKAKLFYWSLELYLNPKSDIFKHQPYLNSFFRSEKKALCKINYLLIQDEARRRVFTKIMKFHGSHVDFPVSVVGHGYDLKQSSFNNSKIYDLIYFGVVRRERGLDFLKDIVSRMDSQISILLHGPCQPGYKKSWLPYAENITVSNEITMDLDSVVNKGRVGLVWYDSDSINDSLTGSSSEKIARYLRLGIPLIYNNDNDSYDLIKKNAAGEYSDGTDLPAVLDKIKSNYEFYSENAMKLFNIHYKSERYFNALYNCLLNG, encoded by the coding sequence TGGTTCTTAGTAGTTATGGAGGTTGGTATTTTCAAGCCACTGATTTAATAAGATTTTTACGTAAAAAAGATGTTACTGTTGACATCATTACCTACAATGTAAATTTCACTTACCATAAAATTGACCAAGAAATTAACTTAAAGCAATACTCTTCTGCCTCCACGGGTATTATTAAGAAAGTTTTCAACAAGGTCTGCCCCCAATATTATCCATGGTTTAGGTTCGATATTTTGTGTGAAATTAGTTGGACACTATATAAATCAGATAAATATGATGGAATTCTATTAATTGACAAAGGTGGTATTGGATTGTTTGAGGCACTTCCAAACATTTTTCATCGAAAGGCTAAATTATTTTATTGGTCACTAGAACTTTATTTGAATCCAAAATCAGATATATTTAAACACCAACCATATCTAAACTCATTTTTTAGGTCTGAAAAAAAAGCGCTTTGTAAGATTAATTATTTACTTATACAGGATGAGGCGAGAAGGAGAGTTTTTACTAAAATCATGAAATTTCATGGAAGTCATGTTGATTTCCCCGTATCTGTGGTAGGTCATGGTTATGATTTGAAACAAAGCTCTTTTAATAATTCAAAAATTTATGATCTAATATATTTCGGTGTGGTTAGAAGGGAAAGAGGGTTGGATTTTCTAAAAGATATTGTATCTCGGATGGATAGTCAAATATCAATTCTCTTACATGGTCCATGTCAGCCAGGGTATAAAAAATCTTGGCTTCCTTATGCTGAAAACATAACCGTTAGTAACGAAATCACCATGGATCTTGATAGTGTCGTTAATAAAGGAAGGGTCGGATTAGTTTGGTATGATAGTGATTCTATTAATGACTCATTAACTGGATCTTCTTCAGAAAAAATTGCTCGTTATCTAAGATTGGGTATTCCTTTAATCTATAATAATGATAATGATTCGTATGATTTGATTAAGAAAAATGCTGCAGGTGAGTATTCCGATGGTACCGACCTTCCTGCAGTTCTTGATAAAATCAAATCTAATTATGAATTTTATTCTGAAAATGCAATGAAGTTATTCAATATACACTACAAGTCTGAAAGATACTTTAATGCACTTTATAATTGTTTGTTGAATGGATAA